A single region of the Halopiger xanaduensis SH-6 genome encodes:
- a CDS encoding J domain-containing protein, with protein MAAGETGCDGCGRSIPSEEAATVAMPNGEQVTCCPQCAPHARAVTDAAADGEATLDQRRAACDGCRGSFLEAELEDVRLPDGAVISCCPSCAAEAPSGDSETGETAGGNGNSANDRAAGAATADAEADGGRVDDGDDEPARCSQCTDPIATEPFRVTTVDGRTERLCRACKENAEADGIIKDVEMRASRARDVLGVESDATLAEIRAAYHQQVKRAHPDRKSGSRSAFQLVTDAYERLRRDASGQ; from the coding sequence ATGGCCGCGGGTGAAACTGGCTGTGACGGGTGCGGTCGCTCGATCCCCTCCGAAGAGGCGGCGACGGTGGCGATGCCGAACGGCGAGCAGGTGACCTGCTGTCCGCAGTGTGCGCCGCACGCTCGAGCGGTGACCGACGCCGCCGCCGACGGCGAAGCGACGCTCGACCAGCGACGCGCCGCCTGCGACGGCTGTCGCGGGAGTTTCCTCGAGGCCGAACTCGAGGACGTCCGGCTGCCCGACGGGGCCGTTATCTCCTGCTGTCCGTCGTGTGCGGCGGAAGCGCCGTCCGGCGATTCCGAGACGGGGGAAACGGCCGGCGGCAACGGCAATAGTGCCAACGACAGGGCTGCCGGCGCTGCCACCGCTGACGCCGAGGCCGACGGCGGGCGGGTCGACGACGGTGACGACGAACCGGCTCGCTGTAGCCAGTGTACCGACCCGATCGCGACCGAACCGTTCCGCGTGACGACCGTCGACGGCCGGACCGAGCGACTGTGCCGAGCCTGCAAGGAGAACGCGGAGGCCGACGGTATCATCAAAGACGTCGAAATGCGCGCGTCACGAGCGCGGGACGTGCTCGGCGTCGAATCCGACGCCACCCTCGCCGAGATTCGGGCCGCGTACCACCAGCAGGTCAAGCGCGCCCATCCGGACCGAAAGAGCGGGAGCCGATCGGCGTTCCAACTCGTGACGGACGCCTACGAACGACTTCGCCGCGACGCGAGCGGTCAGTAG
- a CDS encoding DUF3054 domain-containing protein, translated as MDTGVRAEGAGGTADRTTLLLAVGDVVFLAGLVLVGQLSHGVTPIEQPVAALETVAPFVLGWLLVAAIAGLYTNAGAVATSVPRTARTTAVTWIAAANVGFILRNGLFGESTLWPFPLVMTGFGLLVLVGWRVGYAVFADSSGRP; from the coding sequence ATGGACACGGGAGTACGAGCGGAGGGCGCGGGCGGCACCGCCGATCGGACGACGCTGTTGCTGGCCGTCGGCGACGTCGTCTTTCTCGCCGGTCTCGTCCTCGTCGGCCAACTCAGCCACGGCGTCACGCCGATCGAACAGCCCGTCGCGGCCCTCGAGACGGTCGCGCCGTTCGTTCTCGGCTGGCTGCTCGTCGCAGCGATCGCGGGACTCTACACGAACGCGGGCGCCGTCGCGACGTCGGTCCCGCGAACGGCCCGCACCACGGCGGTCACCTGGATCGCAGCGGCGAACGTGGGCTTTATCCTGCGCAACGGGCTCTTCGGCGAGAGCACACTGTGGCCGTTCCCGCTGGTGATGACCGGCTTCGGCCTGCTCGTTCTCGTCGGCTGGCGGGTCGGCTACGCGGTTTTCGCCGACTCGAGCGGCCGACCATAA
- a CDS encoding ornithine cyclodeaminase family protein yields the protein MTDALFLTSSDVTELATPADYVDAVRDGYRQRGEGAPAQPRSKFFRSEPAGMLTSYAAVLPDTGAMGGYMYSAGFGAEDAWFMTPLFDAESGEPLALLDGASMNPFKTGAAGAVGVDALAREDTDTLGIIGTGAQARGQLWATATVREFTDVRVYSPTPESREAFAADFDDRLEADVRAVDSSEAAVTGADVVVTATTASEPVFDGAALEPGTHVTAMGQYNPEKRELDTTTIERATYVPDLRERATFDAGSFIAALEDGVVTEDHVHAELGEIVAGEAPGRTSDDEITVFDSGGTGIETVAGAHLLYERALEEGVGTEIEFAPASEALTGE from the coding sequence ATGACCGACGCGCTATTTCTCACCAGTAGCGACGTAACGGAACTTGCGACGCCAGCCGACTATGTCGACGCCGTCCGCGACGGCTACCGACAACGCGGCGAGGGCGCACCCGCCCAGCCCCGCTCGAAGTTCTTCCGGAGCGAGCCGGCCGGGATGCTCACCAGCTACGCCGCCGTGCTCCCCGACACGGGTGCGATGGGCGGCTACATGTACAGCGCCGGCTTCGGGGCCGAAGACGCCTGGTTCATGACGCCGCTGTTCGACGCCGAGAGCGGCGAACCGCTCGCGCTGCTGGACGGCGCGAGCATGAACCCGTTCAAAACCGGCGCGGCCGGCGCCGTCGGCGTCGACGCGCTCGCTCGCGAGGACACCGACACCCTCGGGATCATCGGCACCGGCGCGCAGGCTCGCGGCCAACTCTGGGCGACGGCGACGGTGCGGGAGTTTACCGACGTCCGCGTCTACTCGCCGACGCCCGAAAGCCGCGAGGCGTTCGCCGCCGACTTCGACGACCGACTCGAGGCTGACGTCCGGGCGGTCGACTCGAGCGAGGCGGCCGTCACCGGCGCGGACGTCGTCGTCACGGCGACGACCGCGAGCGAGCCGGTGTTCGACGGGGCGGCTCTCGAGCCCGGAACGCACGTGACGGCGATGGGGCAGTACAACCCCGAGAAGCGCGAACTGGATACGACGACGATCGAGCGCGCGACCTACGTGCCGGACCTCCGCGAGCGAGCGACGTTCGACGCCGGCTCCTTCATCGCGGCCCTCGAGGACGGCGTCGTCACCGAAGACCACGTCCACGCGGAACTGGGCGAGATCGTCGCGGGCGAGGCGCCCGGCCGGACGAGCGACGATGAGATCACGGTGTTCGACAGCGGCGGCACGGGGATCGAGACGGTCGCCGGCGCGCACCTGCTCTACGAGCGGGCGCTCGAGGAGGGCGTCGGCACCGAGATCGAGTTCGCGCCGGCGAGCGAGGCGCTGACCGGAGAATAA
- a CDS encoding helix-turn-helix domain-containing protein has translation MNDDTGGDRIRVTVAITDDDSIERLVECVDDVLDARVVEDAESNPNRRPPVLRIDVGEVTPKQWEALELAGELGYFDRPRRVDLETLATVLSISKSAVSQRLRAAESTLIQAVVEAARESAADSSSGSGSGSGSGSDAEPGATGTDREPVAEPDPGER, from the coding sequence ATGAACGACGACACCGGCGGCGACCGCATCCGCGTCACAGTGGCGATCACGGACGACGACTCCATCGAGCGGCTCGTCGAATGCGTGGACGACGTTCTGGACGCCCGCGTCGTCGAGGACGCCGAATCGAATCCGAACCGTCGGCCGCCGGTGCTTCGAATCGACGTCGGCGAGGTGACGCCGAAACAGTGGGAAGCCCTCGAGTTAGCCGGCGAGTTGGGCTACTTCGACCGTCCGCGGCGAGTCGACCTCGAGACGCTCGCGACGGTGCTTTCGATCTCGAAATCGGCCGTCTCACAGCGGCTCCGGGCGGCCGAATCGACGCTTATCCAGGCGGTTGTCGAGGCGGCTCGCGAGTCGGCCGCGGACTCGAGCTCGGGTTCGGGTTCAGGTTCGGGTTCGGGTTCGGACGCCGAACCGGGGGCAACCGGCACCGACCGCGAACCGGTCGCCGAACCAGATCCGGGGGAGCGGTAG
- the nirK gene encoding copper-containing nitrite reductase, with protein sequence MTRRTQPRSRRRFLQTAGSATALAVAGCLGSGSDGDGDDRSTSDDTETATEASSTAAASIDVDRIARDPTDIPAPVDWAKPREHDITIETERLTAEIEPGVTFDYMTFEGQVPGPMVRVRQGDRVNLTFDVPDEINLEAHNMDFHAVYGPGGGADATTIAPGDDPAQISFTAEYAGVFIYHCAIPNMDQHISSGMFGSILVEPEDGLPEVDREYYLGQHEIYTDGGLGEEGHHGFDFDAMLAEQPTYVVFNGQAYGFTEDGVGPMHAEVGETARVYFANGGPNLLSSWHPIGNVWSRFYRDGDLLTEPDRNIETAPVAPGTTAAAEMEFPVPGPVKIVDHALTRAGRRGALAVIDVEGEEQPEVYDPNP encoded by the coding sequence ATGACCCGACGTACCCAACCCCGATCCCGACGACGGTTCCTGCAAACGGCCGGTTCGGCGACGGCGCTGGCGGTCGCCGGCTGTCTCGGTTCCGGTTCGGACGGCGACGGTGACGACCGATCGACGAGCGACGACACCGAAACCGCAACCGAGGCGAGTTCGACGGCGGCGGCGAGCATCGACGTCGACCGGATCGCCCGCGATCCGACCGATATCCCGGCCCCGGTCGACTGGGCGAAGCCCCGCGAGCACGACATCACGATCGAAACTGAGCGGCTGACCGCGGAAATCGAACCCGGCGTCACGTTCGACTACATGACCTTCGAGGGGCAGGTCCCCGGGCCGATGGTCCGGGTCCGTCAGGGCGACCGGGTGAACCTCACCTTCGACGTTCCCGATGAGATAAATCTCGAGGCCCACAACATGGACTTCCACGCGGTCTACGGCCCCGGCGGCGGCGCCGACGCGACGACGATCGCCCCCGGCGACGATCCGGCGCAGATCAGCTTCACCGCCGAGTACGCCGGCGTGTTCATCTACCACTGCGCGATCCCGAACATGGACCAGCACATCAGTTCTGGCATGTTCGGCTCGATCCTCGTCGAGCCCGAAGACGGGCTCCCCGAAGTCGACCGCGAGTACTACCTGGGACAGCACGAGATCTACACCGACGGCGGCCTCGGCGAGGAAGGGCACCACGGCTTCGACTTCGACGCCATGCTCGCCGAACAGCCGACCTACGTCGTCTTCAACGGCCAGGCCTACGGCTTCACCGAAGACGGCGTCGGCCCGATGCACGCCGAAGTCGGCGAGACCGCCCGCGTTTACTTCGCCAACGGCGGCCCGAACCTTCTGAGTTCGTGGCACCCGATCGGCAACGTCTGGAGCCGCTTCTACCGCGACGGCGACCTCCTGACCGAGCCCGATCGCAACATCGAAACCGCGCCCGTCGCACCCGGAACGACCGCCGCGGCCGAGATGGAGTTCCCCGTGCCCGGGCCGGTCAAAATCGTCGACCACGCGCTCACGCGAGCGGGGCGGCGCGGGGCGCTGGCCGTCATCGACGTCGAGGGCGAGGAACAGCCCGAGGTCTACGATCCGAATCCGTGA
- a CDS encoding DHH family phosphoesterase, whose amino-acid sequence MSRAAELASVLETADSLAIVCHDNPDPDCLASALALEAIAVKQDVDDVTIVYGGEISHQQNRAFVNMLDISLEPVEDAAIDDYGCIGFVDHARPGANTQLSDDITPDIVVDHHPGDPGDARFTDVRTRYGATATIFVEYLGELGVEPTTRLASALLFALHRERLDFVREPTRREYEAALAVYPNADLETLEQLYGSAFSPGTIDAIGRAIATRERRGSSLVASVGKTAETDALPQAADYLLNLEGVDTVLVYGIVDDAIRLSGRSIDPRVHMGETLEDGFDGLGAVGGHHDMAGGRIQLGLFADEAGDDEELLEFIGGRLTRRFFDALNLDGDG is encoded by the coding sequence ATGTCCCGTGCGGCCGAGCTCGCGTCCGTCCTCGAGACGGCCGACTCGCTGGCGATCGTTTGTCACGACAATCCCGATCCGGACTGCCTCGCTAGCGCGCTCGCGCTCGAGGCCATCGCCGTAAAACAGGACGTCGACGACGTGACGATCGTCTACGGCGGCGAGATCTCCCACCAGCAGAATCGCGCGTTCGTCAACATGCTCGACATCTCCCTGGAGCCGGTCGAGGACGCGGCGATCGACGACTACGGCTGCATCGGCTTCGTCGATCACGCGCGACCCGGGGCGAACACGCAGCTTTCCGACGACATCACGCCGGACATCGTCGTCGATCACCACCCGGGCGATCCGGGAGACGCCCGCTTTACCGACGTCCGGACGCGGTACGGCGCGACCGCGACGATCTTCGTCGAATACCTGGGGGAACTCGGCGTCGAACCCACGACGCGACTCGCCTCCGCGCTGCTGTTCGCCCTCCACCGCGAGCGCCTGGACTTCGTCCGCGAGCCGACCCGCCGCGAGTACGAGGCCGCGCTCGCCGTCTACCCGAACGCGGATCTCGAGACGCTCGAGCAGCTGTACGGCAGCGCGTTCTCGCCGGGGACGATCGACGCCATCGGGCGAGCGATCGCGACCCGCGAACGGCGGGGATCGTCGCTCGTGGCGAGCGTCGGCAAGACGGCCGAGACCGACGCGCTCCCGCAGGCGGCGGACTACCTGCTCAATCTCGAGGGCGTGGATACGGTGCTCGTCTACGGCATCGTCGACGACGCGATCCGGCTGAGCGGCCGCTCGATCGATCCGCGCGTCCACATGGGCGAGACGCTCGAGGACGGGTTCGACGGGCTCGGCGCGGTCGGCGGCCACCACGACATGGCCGGCGGCCGAATCCAGTTGGGGCTGTTCGCCGACGAGGCCGGCGACGACGAGGAGTTACTCGAGTTTATCGGCGGACGGCTGACCCGGCGGTTCTTCGACGCGCTGAATCTCGACGGTGACGGATGA